The following is a genomic window from Longimicrobium sp..
CGGACCGCGGAGACGATCCGCGCGATGGTGGAGGCGGGGATCCCGGTGATGGGGCACCTGGGCTTCACCCCGCAGTCGGTGAACGTGATCGGCGTGAAGGTGCAGGGGAGGGACGACGGGAACCGCCGGCGCCTGATCGACGAGGCGCGGCGGGTGGAAGATGCCGGAGCCTTCGCCATCGTCCTGGAGCTGATGCCGGGCGAGCTGGCGGAGGAGATCACCGCCGCGCTGGAAGTGCCCACGATCGGCATCGGCGCGGGGGCGGGGTGCGACGGGCAGGTGCTGGTGCTGCACGACATGCTGGGGCTGAACACGGACTTCAGGCCCAAGTTCCTGCGCCGCTTCGCCGAGGTGGGCCAGGCGGTGTCGGAGGGCGTGGGCGCGTACGTGCGGGCGGTGAAGGGGGGCGAGTACCCCGGCGCGGAGCACACCTTCGAATGAGCGTGGAGAGCCTCGCGGCCGCGGAGTGCATCGACGTGGCCGCCGCGGAGTGCGCGGACGCCGCGCCGGTCGTCGCGCGCACGAAGGCGGAGGTGCGCGCGTGGGTGGCGGAGCAGCGC
Proteins encoded in this region:
- the panB gene encoding 3-methyl-2-oxobutanoate hydroxymethyltransferase; protein product: MPDLREMKRRGDKIAALTAYDYLFARLVDGAGVDVVLVGDSLGQVILGLDTTLPVTLDDMIHHARAVRRGVERALLVVDLPFLTYQVSREDAVRNAGRVLQETYAHAVKLEGGSERTAETIRAMVEAGIPVMGHLGFTPQSVNVIGVKVQGRDDGNRRRLIDEARRVEDAGAFAIVLELMPGELAEEITAALEVPTIGIGAGAGCDGQVLVLHDMLGLNTDFRPKFLRRFAEVGQAVSEGVGAYVRAVKGGEYPGAEHTFE